The Oncorhynchus masou masou isolate Uvic2021 unplaced genomic scaffold, UVic_Omas_1.1 unplaced_scaffold_11148, whole genome shotgun sequence genomic interval tgtggtgtgtgtgtgtgtgtgtgtaccgtgcaGTGTGTGCTGTGTACTGTGGGCAAGCTGTGTCTGAAccgtgcactgtgtgtgtgtgtgtgtgtgtgtgtgtgtgtgtgtgtgtgtgtgtgtgtactgtgaaaGGAAGTCACCAGGGAAAGTCTAAACACTACAGATACTCCTTCCTGTgagcgcgcgcgcacacacacacacacacacacacacacctaccggTGTTTCTGATGACGTAGTCCAGAATGACGAGCCTCTCAAACTGAGACTGGAGCTGTTTCCTGATGTTCTCTGGGAGAGGCTCCGCCTCAAAACGTCTCAACCAATAGTCAGCCTCATGGTACCCTTCCACGAACAGCTGGAACGAAccaagctgacacacacacacacacagaaagatgcaaaaacacacacactgtaatgtcAGGACACCTTGTGGGGCTAAGACATAGGGTCAGGAATAAGACTGGTGGGGTCAGGGTACCTTGGAGGGCTAAGACATAGGGTCAGGAATAAGACTGGTGGGGTCAGGGTACCTTGGAGGGCTAAGACATAGGGTCAGGAATAAGACTGGTGGGGTCAGGGtaccttggggggggggctaagaCATAGGGTCAGGAATAAGACTGGTAGGGTCAGGGGTCTGGGTACCTTGGGGGGTTAAGACATAGGGTCCGGATTAAGGCTggta includes:
- the LOC135529196 gene encoding phosphatidylinositol 4-kinase type 2-beta-like, encoding MVPKVGRHFHRVGLPPKLGSFQLFVEGYHEADYWLRRFEAEPLPENIRKQLQSQFERLVILDYVIRNTDRGNDNWLIKYEKPGEGEGEK